The genomic interval GGGCGGGCTGGTCGATGGGGTTGTCGGAGGGGAAGAGGGCGTCGGCGCGTCGGCGGAGGGCGGCGGCGCGGCCGTTGGCGCAGCTCGGCTGCGGGAAGACGCGGCGGACGACGGGGCTGGCGAGGCCGATCAAGTCGAAGTGTACGTAGGAGTTGCGGACCGGTGTGGCGTTGCGGCAGGTGAAGGTTACCCATGCGGGGACGAAGTGGACGCGGTCGGGGGTGATGTGGTAGGGGCCGGCGTTGGTGAGGACGGAGGCGCCGTGGCGGTCGTTGAGGTACATCCGCCAGAAGGAGCTGCAGACGTCGCGGCTGGTCCAGGTATGGTCGATGGTGACGGTGGCGACGTAGAGTATGCGGACGTCGAGGCGGTCGATCACGGTCAATCCCTTTCGCTCGGAGAGCAGGAATAGATATAGTTTTCGTAGCTCCAGAGATACCCGGAAGGGCGGGGTTTGTCTAGACTCATTATCGTGTGAGTTTTTGGTCGGGTCGTGGAACCTGGGTTCTGGAGTGTGGCGATGTCGTATGAGATCGGGATGAGGGTGTTGAATTTGGAGCCGACGGAC from Phycisphaerae bacterium carries:
- a CDS encoding helix-turn-helix transcriptional regulator; translated protein: MIDRLDVRILYVATVTIDHTWTSRDVCSSFWRMYLNDRHGASVLTNAGPYHITPDRVHFVPAWVTFTCRNATPVRNSYVHFDLIGLASPVVRRVFPQPSCANGRAAALRRRADALFPSDNPIDQPARLCEIKSMVLAELARLFRSLPQPSQAALSHSLAAQSSFNALTEYIETHLAAPLDNADLARRSGLSESHFTRCFHAELGMSPARYVRERRVAAAAQRLAF